In Juglans microcarpa x Juglans regia isolate MS1-56 chromosome 7D, Jm3101_v1.0, whole genome shotgun sequence, the following are encoded in one genomic region:
- the LOC121239736 gene encoding uncharacterized protein At5g41620-like, producing the protein MSWQNHNNLGARTGSVSKIRKRGCSSSSSSSLVRKYRFKRAILVGKRGGSSTQVPTWKTSDRSPSLAMENDEFPKRPTSKGGVVGGRGKDLLSVSARKLAATLWEINEVPSLPVKKGSEALKDQKKELSSRQKEPKLSRHLSDPCRSPISERMERSGGGGSHQRRISAISHKPQLTEYCLGALDSISSAGLVEIESHSLGKIHRRGLTEIKTRLKEVSNGLTTSKELLKVLNHVWGLQEQHSSGRSVVSALRIELDRARSQVDQLIREQRSNSKEIEYLMQHFAGEKATWKIKERERIRDAVACLAEELEVEKKLRRQTERLNKKLGKELADTKASLSKSMKELEREKRAKEILEQVCDELARGMGEDRAQVEELKKESAKAREEVEKEREMLQLADVLREERVQMKLSEAKYQFEEKNAAVDKLRNELEAYLRTKVGKENGDGSPKFEKIKELEAYLKRINFGSSQNVEKEEDEGEVADGEGYCEGDDSAESDLHSIELNMDNTNKSYKWGYVRGDDAQDDSRKVSVDKEPKGRKSLSEKIQWGSICLNRGISNGTNRELVPKIRENSNGFDQERLSEVFPRARTLDDDDENGRDVSIKGLSDRILSGPRIALVQSFDSPPRQWGEFLALQAPSNDAWESSMVLQGEDLMPKVAGTRGKFQT; encoded by the exons ATGTCTTGGCAAAACCACAACAACTTGGGAGCAAGGACAGGGAGTGTGAGCAAGATCAGAAAGAGAGGCTGTTCATCTTCGTCGTCTTCTTCGTTGGTCCGTAAGTACCGGTTCAAGCGTGCAATTCTGGTCGGAAAGCGGGGCGGTTCGAGCACTCAGGTCCCGACGTGGAAGACAAGCGATAGATCGCCTTCTTTGGCGATGGAGAACGATGAATTTCCCAAGCGTCCGACTTCTAAAGGTGGCGTTGTCGGTGGTAGAGGGAAGGACCTACTGTCGGTGTCTGCGCGGAAACTGGCTGCGACATTATGGGAAATCAACGAGGTCCCTTCGCTGCCGGTGAAGAAAGGCTCAGAGGCACTGAAGGATCAAAAGAAAGAACTTTCAAGCCGACAGAAAGAGCCTAAATTGTCCCGCCATTTGTCAGATCCATGTCGTAGTCCCATTTCAGAG AGAATGGAGCGATCTGGAGGTGGTGGCAGTCACCAGAGAAGAATATCAGCCATTTCTCACAAGCCGCAGTTGACTGAGTATTGTTTGGGAGCGCTGGACTCCATTAGCAGTGCTGGTTTGGTGGAG ATTGAAAGTCATTCCTTGGGCAAGATTCATCGCAGAGGTTTGACTGAAATCAAGACCCGTTTGAAGGAGGTCAGTAATGGCCTAACAACATCCAAGGAGCTTCTAAAAGTTCTGAATCATGTTTGGGGCCTTCAAGAGCAGCATTCATCAGGTAGATCAGTTGTCTCAGCCCTGCGCATTGAGCTTGATCGCGCTCGCAGCCAGGTGGACCAATTGATCCGGGAGCAAAGGTCTAACAGCAAAGAGATTGAGTACCTCATGCAACATTTTGCGGGAGAAAAGGCAACTTGGAAGATCAAAGAACGAGAAAGGATTCGTGATGCCGTTGCATGCCTAGCAGAAGAACTTGAGGTTGAGAAGAAGCTAAGAAGACAAACAGAGAGATTGAACAAGAAGCTTGGTAAAGAACTTGCAGATACAAAGGCATCCCTGTCAAAGTCAATGAAGGAGCttgagagggagaagagagcAAAGGAGATTTTGGAGCAAGTTTGTGATGAGTTAGCCAGAGGCATGGGTGAAGACAGGGCACAAGTAGAAGAACTAAAGAAAGAATCGGCTAAAGCTCGGGAAGAAGTGGAAAAGGAAAGGGAAATGCTTCAGCTGGCTGATGTATTGCGTGAAGAGAGAGTCCAGATGAAGCTCTCAGAAGCCAAATATCAGTTTGAGGAGAAGAATGCAGCTGTGGATAAGCTTAGAAATGAGCTTGAGGCCTACTTGAGAACCAAAGTAGGTAAAGAAAACGGTGATGGGTCTCCAAAGTTCGAAAAGATCAAAGAGCTTGAGGCTTACTTGAAAAGGATTAATTTTGGGTCATCCCAAAACGTGGAGAAAGAAGAGGATGAAGGTGAAGTGGCAGATGGAGAAGGTTACTGTGAAGGAGATGACTCGGCTGAAAGTGATCTTCATTCCATTGAATTGAACATGGACAATACCAACAAGAGCTACAAATGGGGTTATGTTCGCGGAGATGATGCTCAAGATGATTCAAGAAAGGTTTCAGTCGATAAAGAACCAAAAGGGAGGAAGTCTCTCTCTGAGAAGATTCAATGGGGAAGCATTTGCTTAAACAGGGGAATTTCCAATGGTACAAATCGGGAGTTAGTTCCTAAAATTCGGGAAAATTCAAATGGGTTCGATCAGGAAAGATTATCTGAGGTGTTTCCACGAGCTCGAACactagatgatgatgatgaaaatggcAGGGATGTCTCTATTAAGGGTCTTAGTGATCGTATTTTATCTGGTCCAAGAATAGCCTTGGTCCAAAGCTTTGATAGTCCACCCAGGCAGTGGGGTGAATTCTTGGCTTTGCAAGCTCCAAGCAACGATGCCTGGGAAAGTTCAATGGTGTTACAGGGAGAGGATTTGATGCCTAAGGTCGCAGGAACAAGAGGCAAATTTCAGACTTAA